One segment of Cutaneotrichosporon cavernicola HIS019 DNA, chromosome: 4 DNA contains the following:
- the CAR2 gene encoding uncharacterized protein (Aminotransferase class-III) — protein MAPIATTSPGKAHLSSVDIMSLEADYSAHNYHPLPLVIARGDGARVWDPEGNEYLDFLAAYSAVNQGHCHPDILNTLIQQASTLTLSSRAFYSTGLGPFAKKVTELFGFEMMLPMNTGAEAVETAIKIARKWGYEKKGIAPHKAKVLSVEGNFHGRTIGIISMSTDEDARNNFGPYLENVGPTVNGKTIRYNHAEDLEAVLNECGDEVAAFLVEPIQGEAGIFVPDDGYLKRVRELCTKHNVLLICDEIQTGLCRTGKMLCYEWDGIKPDMVILGKALSGGMYPVSCVLSSKDIMLCIKPGEHGSTYGGNPLGCAVASTALDVLVKENLAERSLKLGEIFREGVKAINSPFVTEVRGRGLFNGVVIDHSKSTKGRTAWDLCLIMLSKGLAAKVTHETIIRFAPPLVISEEDVHKAVNIIRDSLEVFDTIEPLPFSDRH, from the exons ATGGCTCCCATCGCAACCACCTCGCCAGGCAAGGCGCACCTCTCGAGCGTCGACATCATGTCGCTCGAGGCTGACTACTCTGC CCACAACTAtcaccccctcccccttgTCATTGCGCGtggagacggcgcgcgTGTTTGGGACCCCGAGGGAAACGAGTACCTCGACTTCCTGGCTGCTTACAGCGCCGTTAACCAGGGTCACTGCCACCCCGACATTC tcaACACCCTCATCCAGCAGGCGtccaccctcaccctctcctcccgCGCGTTCTACTCGACCGGCCTCGGTCCGTTCGCCAAGAAGGTGACTGAGTTGTTCGGCTTTGAGATGATGCTCCCCATGAACACtggtgccgaggccgtcgagacGGCCATCAAGATCGCGCGCAAGTGGGGCTATGAGAAGAAGGGAATTGCTCCCcacaaggccaaggtccTCTCTGTCGAGGGCAACTTCCACGGCCGCACGATCGGCATCATTTCGATGTCgaccgacgaggatgcgcgCAACAACTTTGGCCCATACCTCGAGAACGTTGGCCCAACCGTCAACGGCAAGACGATCCGCTACAACCacgccgaggacctcgaggccgtcctGAACGAgtgcggcgacgaggtggccgcgttcctcgtcgagccgatccagggcgaggcgggcatCTTTGTTCCCGACGACGGATACCTCAAGCGGGTGCGCGAGCTGTGCACCAAGCACAACGTGCTGCTGATCTGCGACGAGATCCAGACCGGCCTCTGCCGTACCGGCAAGATGCTCTGCTACGAGTGGGACGGCATCAAGCCCGACATGGTCATTCTCGGCAAGGCTCTGTCGGGCGGCATGTACCCCGTCTCGTGCGTTCTTTCTTCCAAGGACATTATGCTCTGCATCAAGCCTGGAGAGCACGGTTCGACCTATGGTGGCAACCCTCTCGGCTGCGCTGTTGCTTCCACGGCTCTCGACGTTCTCGTCAAGGAGAACCTGGCTGAACGCtcgctcaagctcggcgagatcTTCCGTGAGGGCGTCAAGGCTATCAACTCGCCGTTTGTCACCGAGGTTCGCGGGCGCGGGTTGTTCAACGGCGTCGTGATCGACCACTCCAAGTCGACCAAGGGCCGCACGGCTTGGGACCTGTGCCTCATCATGCTCTCCAAGGGTCTCGCGGCGAAGGTGACGCACGAGACGATCATCCGCTTTGCCCCGCCTCTTGTCATttccgaggaggacgtgcACAAGGCCGTTAACATCATCCGGGACTCGTTGGAGGTCTTTGACACG atTGAGcccctccccttctcgGACCGCCACTAG